From the genome of Triticum aestivum cultivar Chinese Spring chromosome 3B, IWGSC CS RefSeq v2.1, whole genome shotgun sequence, one region includes:
- the LOC123070292 gene encoding mitogen-activated protein kinase 8 isoform X1, which produces MQPDQQQHQHQQRRKGSSEMDFFSEYGDANRYKIQEVIGKGSYGVVCSAIDQHTGDKVAIKKIHNIFEHLSDAARILREIKLLRLLRHPDIVEIRHIMLPPSRRDFKDIYVVFELMDTDLHQVIKANDDLTKEHHQFFLYQMLRALKYIHTANVYHRDLKPKNILANANCKLKICDFGLARVAFNDTPTTVFWTDYVATRWYRAPELCGSFFTKYSPAIDIWSIGCIFAEILTGKPLFPGKNVVHQLDLMTDLLGTPSLDTVSRIRNEKARRYLSSMRKKQPVCFSERFPKADPAAFKLMQRLLAFDPKDRPTAEEALADPYFKGLGKVEREPSCQPISKFEFEFERKKVTKEDVKELIFREILEYHPQLLKDYMNGTEKTNFLYPSAVDNFRRQFANLEENGGKGGAIVPSDRKHVSLPRTTTVHSTPIPPKDQKSSQVPQRIPTGRPGRVVGPVIPFENSCAMDPYSQRRVARNPVLPAAATNVSAYAYHRKSDSSERELQQELEKDRMQYQPMQRFMDAKMVSPDLRSTSYYMPKGVPKADVAERTGLQPNMMQGIAPFNGIAAVGGSYNKASAVQYGVSRMY; this is translated from the exons ATGCAGCCGGACCAGCAACAACACCAGCACCAGCAGCGGAGGAAG GGTTCATCGGAGATGGACTTCTTCAGTGAATATGGCGATGCTAATAGATACAAAATTCAGGAAGTCATCGGTAAAGGGAGTTACGGTGTCGTCTGTTCAGCTATTGACCAACATACTGGCGACAAGGTGGCAATCAAGAAAATACACAATATCTTTGAGCATTTATCTGATGCTGCTAGGATCCTCCGTGAGATCAAATTACTCCGCCTATTGAGACATCCTGATATAGTTGAGATCAGGCATATAATGTTGCCTCCGTCAAGGAGGGATTTCAAGGATATTTATGTCGTCTTTGAGCTGATGGATACAGACCTCCACCAAGTCATCAAGGCCAACGATGACTTGACCAAAGAGCACCACCAGTTCTTTCTCTATCAGATGCTTCGTGCACTGAAATATATTCATACCG CTAATGTTTATCATCGTGATTTGAAGCCAAAGAATATATTGGCAAATGCAAACTGTAAACTCAAAATATGTGATTTTGGGCTAGCACGAGTGGCATTCAATGACACTCCCACGACTGTATTTTGGACG GATTATGTTGCTACTAGATGGTATAGGGCTCCTGAGCTTTGTGGATCTTTCTTTACTAAG TATTCACCAGCTATTGACATATGGAGTATTGGTTGCATTTTTGCGGAGATTTTAACTGGGAAACCTTTGTTTCCTGGTAAAAATGTAGTTCACCAGTTGGATTTAATGACTGATCTCTTGGGTACGCCATCACTGGATACTGTTTCCAGG ATCCGGAATGAGAAGGCAAGGAGGTACTTGAGTAGTATGAGGAAAAAACAACCGGTATGTTTTTCTGAGAGGTTCCCCAAAGCAGATCCTGCTGCATTCAAACTTATGCAGCGGCTTTTAGCATTTGACCCCAAGGATAGACCAACAGCAGAAGAG GCATTAGCTGATCCATATTTTAAAGGCCTTGGGAAGGTAGAGAGAGAACCATCCTGCCAGCCAATATCGAAATTTGAGTTTGAGTTTGAACGGAAAAAGGTGACAAAAGAGGACGTAAAGGAACTTATATTCCGCGAGATATTGGAGTATCATCCTCAACTTCTCAAGGATTACATGAATGGAACTGAAAAAACGAACTTCCTATATCCTAG TGCTGTAGACAATTTCCGGAGGCAATTTGCTAACTTGGAGGAAAATGGAGGGAAGGGAGGGGCAATCGTTCCATCGGACAGGAAGCATGTTTCGCTCCCCAG GACTACTACAGTTCATTCTACACCAATTCCTCCAAAAGATCAGAAGTCTTCCCAGGTTCCCCAAAGGATTCCAACAG GTAGACCAGGAAGAGTGGTTGGCCCGGTAATACCATTTGAGAATTCATGTGCTATGGATCCTTACAGTCAACGAAGGGTGGCAAGGAATCCAGTACTTCCTGCAGCTGCTACCAATGTATCAGCATACGCATACCACCGAAAGTCAGACAGTTCAGAGAGAGAGTTACAGCAGGAGCTTGAAAAAGACCGCATGCAGTACCAACCGATGCAGCGTTTCATGGATGCCAAGATGGTCTCCCCTGACTTGAGGTCTACCTCCTATTACATGCCAAAGGGTGTCCCAAAAGCAGATGTAGCAGAAAGGACTGGTTTGCAGCCAAACATGATGCAGGGAATTGCCCCGTTTAATGGCATTGCTGCAGTTGGAGGTAGCTACAATAAGGCCAGTGCTGTTCAGTATGGAGTTTCAAGGATGTACTAA
- the LOC123070292 gene encoding mitogen-activated protein kinase 8 isoform X3 has protein sequence MQPDQQQHQHQQRRKGSSEMDFFSEYGDANRYKIQEVIGKGSYGVVCSAIDQHTGDKVAIKKIHNIFEHLSDAARILREIKLLRLLRHPDIVEIRHIMLPPSRRDFKDIYVVFELMDTDLHQVIKANDDLTKEHHQFFLYQMLRALKYIHTANVYHRDLKPKNILANANCKLKICDFGLARVAFNDTPTTVFWTDYVATRWYRAPELCGSFFTKYSPAIDIWSIGCIFAEILTGKPLFPGKNVVHQLDLMTDLLGTPSLDTVSRIRNEKARRYLSSMRKKQPVCFSERFPKADPAAFKLMQRLLAFDPKDRPTAEEALADPYFKGLGKVEREPSCQPISKFEFEFERKKVTKEDVKELIFREILEYHPQLLKDYMNGTEKTNFLYPSAVDNFRRQFANLEENGGKGGAIVPSDRKHVSLPSSLVISWYYGIAFHDKRWSGLLQFILHQFLQKIRSLPRFPKGFQQVDQEEWLAR, from the exons ATGCAGCCGGACCAGCAACAACACCAGCACCAGCAGCGGAGGAAG GGTTCATCGGAGATGGACTTCTTCAGTGAATATGGCGATGCTAATAGATACAAAATTCAGGAAGTCATCGGTAAAGGGAGTTACGGTGTCGTCTGTTCAGCTATTGACCAACATACTGGCGACAAGGTGGCAATCAAGAAAATACACAATATCTTTGAGCATTTATCTGATGCTGCTAGGATCCTCCGTGAGATCAAATTACTCCGCCTATTGAGACATCCTGATATAGTTGAGATCAGGCATATAATGTTGCCTCCGTCAAGGAGGGATTTCAAGGATATTTATGTCGTCTTTGAGCTGATGGATACAGACCTCCACCAAGTCATCAAGGCCAACGATGACTTGACCAAAGAGCACCACCAGTTCTTTCTCTATCAGATGCTTCGTGCACTGAAATATATTCATACCG CTAATGTTTATCATCGTGATTTGAAGCCAAAGAATATATTGGCAAATGCAAACTGTAAACTCAAAATATGTGATTTTGGGCTAGCACGAGTGGCATTCAATGACACTCCCACGACTGTATTTTGGACG GATTATGTTGCTACTAGATGGTATAGGGCTCCTGAGCTTTGTGGATCTTTCTTTACTAAG TATTCACCAGCTATTGACATATGGAGTATTGGTTGCATTTTTGCGGAGATTTTAACTGGGAAACCTTTGTTTCCTGGTAAAAATGTAGTTCACCAGTTGGATTTAATGACTGATCTCTTGGGTACGCCATCACTGGATACTGTTTCCAGG ATCCGGAATGAGAAGGCAAGGAGGTACTTGAGTAGTATGAGGAAAAAACAACCGGTATGTTTTTCTGAGAGGTTCCCCAAAGCAGATCCTGCTGCATTCAAACTTATGCAGCGGCTTTTAGCATTTGACCCCAAGGATAGACCAACAGCAGAAGAG GCATTAGCTGATCCATATTTTAAAGGCCTTGGGAAGGTAGAGAGAGAACCATCCTGCCAGCCAATATCGAAATTTGAGTTTGAGTTTGAACGGAAAAAGGTGACAAAAGAGGACGTAAAGGAACTTATATTCCGCGAGATATTGGAGTATCATCCTCAACTTCTCAAGGATTACATGAATGGAACTGAAAAAACGAACTTCCTATATCCTAG TGCTGTAGACAATTTCCGGAGGCAATTTGCTAACTTGGAGGAAAATGGAGGGAAGGGAGGGGCAATCGTTCCATCGGACAGGAAGCATGTTTCGCTCCCCAG TTCATTGGTGATCTCATGGTACTATGGAATCGCTTTCCATGACAAAAGATGGTCAG GACTACTACAGTTCATTCTACACCAATTCCTCCAAAAGATCAGAAGTCTTCCCAGGTTCCCCAAAGGATTCCAACAG GTAGACCAGGAAGAGTGGTTGGCCCGGTAA
- the LOC123070292 gene encoding mitogen-activated protein kinase 8 isoform X2, with protein MDFFSEYGDANRYKIQEVIGKGSYGVVCSAIDQHTGDKVAIKKIHNIFEHLSDAARILREIKLLRLLRHPDIVEIRHIMLPPSRRDFKDIYVVFELMDTDLHQVIKANDDLTKEHHQFFLYQMLRALKYIHTANVYHRDLKPKNILANANCKLKICDFGLARVAFNDTPTTVFWTDYVATRWYRAPELCGSFFTKYSPAIDIWSIGCIFAEILTGKPLFPGKNVVHQLDLMTDLLGTPSLDTVSRIRNEKARRYLSSMRKKQPVCFSERFPKADPAAFKLMQRLLAFDPKDRPTAEEALADPYFKGLGKVEREPSCQPISKFEFEFERKKVTKEDVKELIFREILEYHPQLLKDYMNGTEKTNFLYPSAVDNFRRQFANLEENGGKGGAIVPSDRKHVSLPRTTTVHSTPIPPKDQKSSQVPQRIPTGRPGRVVGPVIPFENSCAMDPYSQRRVARNPVLPAAATNVSAYAYHRKSDSSERELQQELEKDRMQYQPMQRFMDAKMVSPDLRSTSYYMPKGVPKADVAERTGLQPNMMQGIAPFNGIAAVGGSYNKASAVQYGVSRMY; from the exons ATGGACTTCTTCAGTGAATATGGCGATGCTAATAGATACAAAATTCAGGAAGTCATCGGTAAAGGGAGTTACGGTGTCGTCTGTTCAGCTATTGACCAACATACTGGCGACAAGGTGGCAATCAAGAAAATACACAATATCTTTGAGCATTTATCTGATGCTGCTAGGATCCTCCGTGAGATCAAATTACTCCGCCTATTGAGACATCCTGATATAGTTGAGATCAGGCATATAATGTTGCCTCCGTCAAGGAGGGATTTCAAGGATATTTATGTCGTCTTTGAGCTGATGGATACAGACCTCCACCAAGTCATCAAGGCCAACGATGACTTGACCAAAGAGCACCACCAGTTCTTTCTCTATCAGATGCTTCGTGCACTGAAATATATTCATACCG CTAATGTTTATCATCGTGATTTGAAGCCAAAGAATATATTGGCAAATGCAAACTGTAAACTCAAAATATGTGATTTTGGGCTAGCACGAGTGGCATTCAATGACACTCCCACGACTGTATTTTGGACG GATTATGTTGCTACTAGATGGTATAGGGCTCCTGAGCTTTGTGGATCTTTCTTTACTAAG TATTCACCAGCTATTGACATATGGAGTATTGGTTGCATTTTTGCGGAGATTTTAACTGGGAAACCTTTGTTTCCTGGTAAAAATGTAGTTCACCAGTTGGATTTAATGACTGATCTCTTGGGTACGCCATCACTGGATACTGTTTCCAGG ATCCGGAATGAGAAGGCAAGGAGGTACTTGAGTAGTATGAGGAAAAAACAACCGGTATGTTTTTCTGAGAGGTTCCCCAAAGCAGATCCTGCTGCATTCAAACTTATGCAGCGGCTTTTAGCATTTGACCCCAAGGATAGACCAACAGCAGAAGAG GCATTAGCTGATCCATATTTTAAAGGCCTTGGGAAGGTAGAGAGAGAACCATCCTGCCAGCCAATATCGAAATTTGAGTTTGAGTTTGAACGGAAAAAGGTGACAAAAGAGGACGTAAAGGAACTTATATTCCGCGAGATATTGGAGTATCATCCTCAACTTCTCAAGGATTACATGAATGGAACTGAAAAAACGAACTTCCTATATCCTAG TGCTGTAGACAATTTCCGGAGGCAATTTGCTAACTTGGAGGAAAATGGAGGGAAGGGAGGGGCAATCGTTCCATCGGACAGGAAGCATGTTTCGCTCCCCAG GACTACTACAGTTCATTCTACACCAATTCCTCCAAAAGATCAGAAGTCTTCCCAGGTTCCCCAAAGGATTCCAACAG GTAGACCAGGAAGAGTGGTTGGCCCGGTAATACCATTTGAGAATTCATGTGCTATGGATCCTTACAGTCAACGAAGGGTGGCAAGGAATCCAGTACTTCCTGCAGCTGCTACCAATGTATCAGCATACGCATACCACCGAAAGTCAGACAGTTCAGAGAGAGAGTTACAGCAGGAGCTTGAAAAAGACCGCATGCAGTACCAACCGATGCAGCGTTTCATGGATGCCAAGATGGTCTCCCCTGACTTGAGGTCTACCTCCTATTACATGCCAAAGGGTGTCCCAAAAGCAGATGTAGCAGAAAGGACTGGTTTGCAGCCAAACATGATGCAGGGAATTGCCCCGTTTAATGGCATTGCTGCAGTTGGAGGTAGCTACAATAAGGCCAGTGCTGTTCAGTATGGAGTTTCAAGGATGTACTAA